The following coding sequences are from one Salvia hispanica cultivar TCC Black 2014 chromosome 3, UniMelb_Shisp_WGS_1.0, whole genome shotgun sequence window:
- the LOC125214563 gene encoding serine/threonine-protein kinase AFC3 isoform X3 has protein sequence MIEIDVLQRLAKYDKKESHCVKMHRWFDYRNHICIVFEKLGPSLFDFLKRNKYSPFPVDLVREFGRQLLESVAYMHDLRLIHTDLKPENILLVSSEFVKLPVCKKTSDETNSRCLPKSSAIKLIDFGSTAFDSQLHSSIVSTRHYRAPEIILGLGWTHSCDIWSVGCILVELCTGEALFQTHENLEHLAMMERVLGPLPEHMIQKATKGAEKYFRRSRLNWPEGAVSRDSIRAVRKLDLLKNLVSRHADSSRSSLVNLLHGLLKFEPSERLTAREALEHPFFKEPA, from the exons ATGATCGAGATTGACGTGCTTCAGCGCCTTGCTAAGTATGACAAAAAAGAGTCGCA TTGTGTGAAGATGCATAGGTGGTTTGATTATCGCAATCATATATGCATA GTCTTTGAGAAGCTCGGACCaagtttatttgattttctaaagagaaataaatactcccCCTTTCCTGTGGATCTTGTTCGAGAGTTTGGGCGCCAGCTTTTGGAATCTGTAGCAT ATATGCACGATTTACGGTTAATCCACACTGATCTGAAGCCAGAAAATATACTTCTTGTCTCTTCTGAGTTTGTTAAGCTTCCTGTCTGCAAG AAAACGTCAGATGAAACAAATTCCAGGTGCTTACCAAAGTCAAGTGCCATTAAGCTGATTGATTTTGGTAGTACTGCTTTTGATAGTCAGCTTCATAGCTCCATTGTCTCAACAAGGCATTACAGGGCACCTGAGATCATTTTAG GTTTAGGATGGACGCACTCTTGTGATATTTGGAGTGTTGGTTGCATACTTGTGGAGCTTTGCACG GGTGAAGCACTTTTCCAAACACATGAGAACCTGGAACATTTAGCTATGATGGAGAGGGTTTTGGGACCACTGCCAGAGCATATGATTCAAAAAGCGAC CAAAGGTGCTGAAAAATATTTCAGACGATCCAGACTGAACTGGCCCGAGGGAGCAGTTTCCAGGGATAGCATCCGTGCTGTGAGGAAGCTAGACCTATTGAAG AATCTCGTGTCAAGGCATGCTGATTCCTCCAGATCCTCTCTCGTGAACTTGTTGCACGGCTTGCTGAAGTTTGAACCATCCGAACGTCTCACTGCTCGGGAGGCGCTGGAGCATCCTTTCTTTAAGGAACCAGCTTAG
- the LOC125214563 gene encoding serine/threonine-protein kinase AFC3 isoform X1, which yields MAEVNQGRQARKRRRSTWDVAPSGQPEADERDCGDDETRAPPVLRRHVSPPKRDDDPNGHYVFSLGENLTSRYKILGKMGEGTFGRVLDCWDRHTREYVAIKIVRSIRKYRDAAMIEIDVLQRLAKYDKKESHCVKMHRWFDYRNHICIVFEKLGPSLFDFLKRNKYSPFPVDLVREFGRQLLESVAYMHDLRLIHTDLKPENILLVSSEFVKLPVCKKTSDETNSRCLPKSSAIKLIDFGSTAFDSQLHSSIVSTRHYRAPEIILGLGWTHSCDIWSVGCILVELCTGEALFQTHENLEHLAMMERVLGPLPEHMIQKATKGAEKYFRRSRLNWPEGAVSRDSIRAVRKLDLLKNLVSRHADSSRSSLVNLLHGLLKFEPSERLTAREALEHPFFKEPA from the exons atggCGGAAGTGAATCAAGGGCGGCAAGCTCGCAAACGGCGCCGTTCGACGTGGGACGTAGCTCCGTCTGGGCAGCCGGAG GCTGATGAAAGGGATTGTGGGGATGACGAAACCAGGGCGCCGCCGGTGCTGCGGAGACATGTGTCGCCGCCGAAGAGGGATGATGATCCCAATGGGCATTACGTGTTTAGCCTCGGCGAGAATCTCACATCTagat ATAAGATACTTGGCAAGATGGGTGAAG GCACCTTTGGTCGAGTATTGGATTGTTGGGACCGTCATACACGAGAATATGTGGCTATCAAAATTGTTAGAAGCATAAGAAAGTACCGTGATGCAGCAATGATCGAGATTGACGTGCTTCAGCGCCTTGCTAAGTATGACAAAAAAGAGTCGCA TTGTGTGAAGATGCATAGGTGGTTTGATTATCGCAATCATATATGCATA GTCTTTGAGAAGCTCGGACCaagtttatttgattttctaaagagaaataaatactcccCCTTTCCTGTGGATCTTGTTCGAGAGTTTGGGCGCCAGCTTTTGGAATCTGTAGCAT ATATGCACGATTTACGGTTAATCCACACTGATCTGAAGCCAGAAAATATACTTCTTGTCTCTTCTGAGTTTGTTAAGCTTCCTGTCTGCAAG AAAACGTCAGATGAAACAAATTCCAGGTGCTTACCAAAGTCAAGTGCCATTAAGCTGATTGATTTTGGTAGTACTGCTTTTGATAGTCAGCTTCATAGCTCCATTGTCTCAACAAGGCATTACAGGGCACCTGAGATCATTTTAG GTTTAGGATGGACGCACTCTTGTGATATTTGGAGTGTTGGTTGCATACTTGTGGAGCTTTGCACG GGTGAAGCACTTTTCCAAACACATGAGAACCTGGAACATTTAGCTATGATGGAGAGGGTTTTGGGACCACTGCCAGAGCATATGATTCAAAAAGCGAC CAAAGGTGCTGAAAAATATTTCAGACGATCCAGACTGAACTGGCCCGAGGGAGCAGTTTCCAGGGATAGCATCCGTGCTGTGAGGAAGCTAGACCTATTGAAG AATCTCGTGTCAAGGCATGCTGATTCCTCCAGATCCTCTCTCGTGAACTTGTTGCACGGCTTGCTGAAGTTTGAACCATCCGAACGTCTCACTGCTCGGGAGGCGCTGGAGCATCCTTTCTTTAAGGAACCAGCTTAG
- the LOC125214563 gene encoding serine/threonine-protein kinase AFC3 isoform X4, whose amino-acid sequence MHNMHDLRLIHTDLKPENILLVSSEFVKLPVCKKTSDETNSRCLPKSSAIKLIDFGSTAFDSQLHSSIVSTRHYRAPEIILGLGWTHSCDIWSVGCILVELCTGEALFQTHENLEHLAMMERVLGPLPEHMIQKATKGAEKYFRRSRLNWPEGAVSRDSIRAVRKLDLLKNLVSRHADSSRSSLVNLLHGLLKFEPSERLTAREALEHPFFKEPA is encoded by the exons ATGCATA ATATGCACGATTTACGGTTAATCCACACTGATCTGAAGCCAGAAAATATACTTCTTGTCTCTTCTGAGTTTGTTAAGCTTCCTGTCTGCAAG AAAACGTCAGATGAAACAAATTCCAGGTGCTTACCAAAGTCAAGTGCCATTAAGCTGATTGATTTTGGTAGTACTGCTTTTGATAGTCAGCTTCATAGCTCCATTGTCTCAACAAGGCATTACAGGGCACCTGAGATCATTTTAG GTTTAGGATGGACGCACTCTTGTGATATTTGGAGTGTTGGTTGCATACTTGTGGAGCTTTGCACG GGTGAAGCACTTTTCCAAACACATGAGAACCTGGAACATTTAGCTATGATGGAGAGGGTTTTGGGACCACTGCCAGAGCATATGATTCAAAAAGCGAC CAAAGGTGCTGAAAAATATTTCAGACGATCCAGACTGAACTGGCCCGAGGGAGCAGTTTCCAGGGATAGCATCCGTGCTGTGAGGAAGCTAGACCTATTGAAG AATCTCGTGTCAAGGCATGCTGATTCCTCCAGATCCTCTCTCGTGAACTTGTTGCACGGCTTGCTGAAGTTTGAACCATCCGAACGTCTCACTGCTCGGGAGGCGCTGGAGCATCCTTTCTTTAAGGAACCAGCTTAG
- the LOC125212624 gene encoding DDT domain-containing protein DDR4 encodes MAGANRGPSPLAGIPVNKGAAGASEPSSPKMTDFDSSRTKLRQRWELASVLNFLHVFHPVIGKDLKLSAEDVETAIIEQNSTLAQLHIALLKGILSSKQAQTLKSSDGWMAALSKALSTWWPWVAEGDFPLTGAKGEEISIYKELDPTARLMILKALCEVRADQYDAVSYISEQMKNGTGVSYFRKDKLGSDGDRVSFWYDGNETIGHRLYKEVHSFENQQPKKKDNSPALNCQWETLATNLEGFNKIVDEFSSSKFKWEVALAKSIEMNVIPVLAKQQKKKEKAMYRLQREQLLFNGFHNFVSTRSCRTNKRPDYVFDKYDRDIAEAIKDTNKRKTIEERMQKDNPSLQRMTNTSDGSNNSATSSRDSESTETDTEKHNPEESDGADGSEDEEYVENEEDDIEKDEDEDEDDLEKDEDKDEDEEKVPSLKQNMPLVHRPKGSRFSSRLARVPGHTIPESMNLGSKNRSRQRPSVNTAVESIVVADSEDESSS; translated from the exons ATGGCCGGAGCTAACCGAGGTCCGTCGCCGTTGGCCGGAATTCCTGTAAACAAAGGCGCAGCTGGAGCGTCGGAGCCATCCTCGCCGAAAATGACCGACTTCGACTCCTCCCGCACGAAGCTTCGCCAACGATGGGAGTTGGCTTCAGTTCTCAACTTTCTCCAC GTATTCCATCCGGTGATTGGTAAAGATCTGAAGTTATCAGCTGAAGACGTAGAAACTGCAATCATTGAGCAAAACAGTACACTTGCTCAGCTTCACATAGCACTGTTGAAG GGAATTCTCTCTTCAAAGCAAGCCCAAACTTTAAAGTCCTCTGATGGGTGGATGGCTGCTCTCAGTAAGGCTCTCTCAACGTGGTGGCCTTGG GTTGCTGAAGGAGATTTTCCTTTAACTGGAGCCAAGGG GGAGGAAATATCCATTTATAAGGAGCTCGATCCAACAGCTCGTCTTATGATTCTTAAAGCTCTTTGTGAAGTTCGAGCAGAT CAATATGATGCTGTGTCCTATATCAGTGAGCAAATGAAAAATGGCACTGGTGTTTCTTATTTTCGAAAGGACAAGCTTGGAAGTGATGGCGACAGAGTATCATTTTG GTATGATGGAAACGAGACAATTGGTCACAGATTATATAAGGAGGTTCACTCTTTTGAAAATCAGCAACCCAAAAAGAAGGATAATTCCCCTGCATTAAACTGCCAATGGGAAACCCTTGCTACCAATCTAGAAGGATTCAACAAGATTGTG GATGAATTCTCATCTAGTAAATTTAAATGGGAGGTTGCTCTTGCTAAATCAATTGAAATGAATGTAATTCCTGTTCTTGCAAAGCAGCAGAAG AAAAAAGAGAAGGCGATGTACCGGTTGCAAAGAGAGCAATTACTATTCAATGGTTTTCACAACTTTGTATCAACTCGATCATGTCGTACTAACAAGCGTCCTGATTACGTATTTG ATAAATACGACAGAGATATTGCAGAGGCCATAAAAGATACGAA TAAAAGAAAGACTATTGAAGAACGAATGCAGAAAGACAACCCGAGCCTGCAAAGGATGACAAATACCTCAGATGGATCTAACAATTCAGCAACATCTTCAAGGGACAGTGAATCTACTGAAACTGATACTGAGAAACACAATCCAGAAGAAAGTGACGGTGCTGATGGCTCTGAGGATGAAGAATATGTGGAGAACGAGGAAGATGACATAGAAaaggatgaagatgaagatgaagatgaccTAGAAAAGGATGAAGACAAAGACGAAGACGAAGAAAAAGTTCCCAGTCTCAAGCAGAATATGCCTCTAGTCCACAGGCCAAAGGGATCGCGCTTCAGTAGCAGGCTAGCCAGAGTTCCTGGCCACACTATCCCAGAAAGCATGAATTTAGGATCTAAAAACAGGTCAAGGCAAAGGCCATCCGTCAATACTGCTGTTGAATCCATAGTGGTTGCTGATTCTGAAGACGAAAGCTCGTCATGA
- the LOC125214563 gene encoding serine/threonine-protein kinase AFC3 isoform X2, with protein MAEVNQGRQARKRRRSTWDVAPSGQPEADERDCGDDETRAPPVLRRHVSPPKRDDDPNGHYVFSLGENLTSRYKILGKMGEGTFGRVLDCWDRHTREYVAIKIVRSIRKYRDAAMIEIDVLQRLAKYDKKESHCVKMHRWFDYRNHICIVFEKLGPSLFDFLKRNKYSPFPVDLVREFGRQLLESVAYMHDLRLIHTDLKPENILLVSSEFVKLPVCKKTSDETNSRCLPKSSAIKLIDFGSTAFDSQLHSSIVSTRHYRAPEIILGLGWTHSCDIWSVGCILVELCTGEALFQTHENLEHLAMMERVLGPLPEHMIQKATISCQGMLIPPDPLS; from the exons atggCGGAAGTGAATCAAGGGCGGCAAGCTCGCAAACGGCGCCGTTCGACGTGGGACGTAGCTCCGTCTGGGCAGCCGGAG GCTGATGAAAGGGATTGTGGGGATGACGAAACCAGGGCGCCGCCGGTGCTGCGGAGACATGTGTCGCCGCCGAAGAGGGATGATGATCCCAATGGGCATTACGTGTTTAGCCTCGGCGAGAATCTCACATCTagat ATAAGATACTTGGCAAGATGGGTGAAG GCACCTTTGGTCGAGTATTGGATTGTTGGGACCGTCATACACGAGAATATGTGGCTATCAAAATTGTTAGAAGCATAAGAAAGTACCGTGATGCAGCAATGATCGAGATTGACGTGCTTCAGCGCCTTGCTAAGTATGACAAAAAAGAGTCGCA TTGTGTGAAGATGCATAGGTGGTTTGATTATCGCAATCATATATGCATA GTCTTTGAGAAGCTCGGACCaagtttatttgattttctaaagagaaataaatactcccCCTTTCCTGTGGATCTTGTTCGAGAGTTTGGGCGCCAGCTTTTGGAATCTGTAGCAT ATATGCACGATTTACGGTTAATCCACACTGATCTGAAGCCAGAAAATATACTTCTTGTCTCTTCTGAGTTTGTTAAGCTTCCTGTCTGCAAG AAAACGTCAGATGAAACAAATTCCAGGTGCTTACCAAAGTCAAGTGCCATTAAGCTGATTGATTTTGGTAGTACTGCTTTTGATAGTCAGCTTCATAGCTCCATTGTCTCAACAAGGCATTACAGGGCACCTGAGATCATTTTAG GTTTAGGATGGACGCACTCTTGTGATATTTGGAGTGTTGGTTGCATACTTGTGGAGCTTTGCACG GGTGAAGCACTTTTCCAAACACATGAGAACCTGGAACATTTAGCTATGATGGAGAGGGTTTTGGGACCACTGCCAGAGCATATGATTCAAAAAGCGAC AATCTCGTGTCAAGGCATGCTGATTCCTCCAGATCCTCTCTCGTGA
- the LOC125210531 gene encoding 54S ribosomal protein L24, mitochondrial-like, whose translation MAFRSREMMKKLVKKIGGDQNLAPGVKDQLKKWVPDRKIVMGRANRGLFAGRHIQFGNRVSEDGGNKTKRCWKPNVQEKRLFSYILDRQIRVKVTTHALRCIDKAGGIDEYLLKTPHHKMDTEMGLFWKVKIEKMYQDLGGKQVVFFAPEDEASFEEKFNELRLEQKAGRRDARRKMYGSSAKQEPTKDETDVGEASQLTTSRNEDGSSHTDFHEPLVANA comes from the exons ATGGCGTTTAGGTCAAGAGAGATGATGAAGAAACTTGTGAAGAAAATCGGAGGCGACCAGAATCTAGCGCCGGGAGTGAAAGATCAGCTGAAAAAATGGGTGCCGGATCGCAAAATCGTGATGGGCCGAGCCAACCGCGGGCTTTTCGCCGGCCGCCATATCCAATTCGGCAATCGCGTCAGTGAAGACGGAGGCAACAA GACAAAGAGGTGCTGGAAACCCAATGTGCAGGAGAAGCGGCTCTTTAGCTACATTCTAGACCGTCAAATTCGTGTCAAGGTGACTACACATGCGCTGCGCTGCATAGACAAGGCAGGGGGAATCGATGAGTACTTGCTCAAGACACCTCACCACAAGATGGACACAGAAATGGGTCTTTTCTGGAAAGTTAAGATTGAGAAGATGTATCAAGACCTTGGAGGTAAGCAGGTTGTCTTCTTTGCACCTGAGGATGAGGCCAGCTTTGAAGAAAAATTCAACGAACTAAGATTAGAACAGAAGGCTGGACGTAGGGACGCCAGGAGAAAGATGTATGGTTCATCCGCCAAGCAAGAGCCAACCAAGGATGAAACAGACGTGGGCGAAGCCAGTCAACTAACAACATCAAGAAATGAAGACGGGAGCTCTCACACTGACTTCCATGAACCATTGGTCGCGAATGCTTAG